A segment of the Lolium perenne isolate Kyuss_39 chromosome 3, Kyuss_2.0, whole genome shotgun sequence genome:
AGTCGCCCTGGTAGACTGCGCAGGTCCTCTCGTAGTTGTGCACATGGCCGAAGAAAACCAAATCCACCTATTACCACAAACCAGCAAGGCATGTCAAACAAACAGTTCACTCTGAGCTTGTGATCATATATATAGCCATATTTTCTTCAGGGTATGATTGCAGTGTGATGTCTTGCCTTGTTCTTGAGCAAGAGTGGCTCAACAGAGTCGACAAAGTTCGGGTCCACGCTGGTCGGTATGCCCAGATTCGATGAATACATTGGTCGATGCCTGCAGTGGTCATTCAAATAGCAGGTGTTACTTGTAGCCACATCCAGGTTCAGTCTGAGGTATCGCTTTGGTAACAAAAAGAACAATTATGTGGCTTCAATGTCAGAAGAGGAAAGAGTGTTCAGCTCACCCGAGGAAAAATACCCACGGCGTTCTTGTTCTATCAACAGATGACAAATCTTTTTCCATCCACTTGTACTAATCAAAAAGATATTGGCAACATCAGCATGTAAAATGTGCGTAAAATTTTGCAAGTTTATATAAGTATGAAATAATAGAAACAGCAGCAACGTAAAATTGCAAATTCTGAAATAGGACAGGGGGCATGAAACTGCTGATTTATACATACTTGCTCTGACTTCTCCGACCATGAATGCTCGGTGGACATGACGAGGAAGTGGACACTCCCTTGCTCGATGGAGTACCACGGCTTGTCCTTGCCGGCGGCAGGCATGGGGAAGTAGGACTCGTACGCGACGCCGCATTCACCGCCCGAATCCGGGGTCACGTACACGGAATGAGACCCTGCATAATCCCTGAAAATTGCAGTTTATTCAGCAGATGTTACGGACGGTGCATGTCGCGTATATATGCTGTCATCCAGCCATCGCTAGGTCCAAGTTGGAAGGGAAGAGTGCGAGGTTAGCTTAACGTTCTGGGTTCAGAGAATAATCACCTCTCGTGGTTGCCAATGGCGGTCATGTAGGCGACCTGAGAAGCGATTGGCCTGATCAGGTGAAGGAAGAAATCCCACTCGACCAAGAATCCCGTGGCGTAGCTGATGTCTCCTATgtggaagatggagtcgaccttccCTGTTTGCACCTCTTTGGCCACTGCTCTGGTCACGGAGATCGAGCCAGGCTGCAAAACGAGTGTCATGAGCGTTAACTTCAGAAGATGTGTGTATAGGGTACGGAGTATAATTTACACTGGTCGAGGCAATATTTTGCGTACCTGGATGTAGTGCTCCACCGATGATGGGTCTAGTGGAGCCTTCCCCATATCGCCATAGATCACAAAGGACACCTCATCTGACCCTGCAGCCGGAGGCGTTCTGAACTTGACCGTGTCACTCCAACCCACAGAATCACTGCGCAGAGATACCAATGAACTCATGAAGTCAGGCCACACACACAATTCGCACGACGATCCTAGAGTAACAATAAGAACTTCACCTTCCGTAACGGTAGTCGTAGGACTGAGAGGGCTGGAGGCCGGTCATGACAGCCGAGTGGATGTAGCCAGGGTCATGCCACCCGAAATCCTTGGCGGGGCTCGGCAGCACGGGAACACCTGCATAAGTTTCGTTCTTATATCCTACCGGAAGTCTGGAACTTGTAAATTAAGCTTGGTAAACTGTCTTTGTTAGTTGCCACAATCGACAGGCATATCATCACTCACTGCACATGTCCTTCTGCGTGAATGTCGTAACCTCGGAGGCGGCGGACCTGCTGCCTCCTGCATACTGAACCTGCTGTGGCCTCCCGTCTCCGCTCACCCACGTCAGCTTCATCTGGCAATACATACCCACGCATCGCTCAAAAACACGACGCCATTTGCAGCTCAAATGAAAGCATGACGAAATGCTCACCGACGTGGCCGTGGAGTCGGTGCTGGAGAGGTGGCCGTGCAGTGGCTTGGCGGGGTTGGCGAAGCGGAGCACGCCGGAGCGCTTGAGGACGCAGGGCGTCTGGAAGCCGTCGGAGAAGAAGACGAACTCGACGTCCGTGCGGAAGTTGACGACGTGGAAGGTGAGCGTGGCACTGCACGTCCGGACCTCGCAGGCCCCCGATCCGTCGCGCTTCTGGCAGGCCGCCTTCCTGCACCCGAGATAGTTCGGGTCGCTTTTCACCAACTGGGCCTAAATTCCAAAGATTTATGCCATTTGATTTAGCCCACTGGGCATAAATGTCCAAGTATCATGTCAATTAACTTAGCCCACTGGGCCTCAAAAATTAATTGGGCCTACCTTGGCTTTAGTTTTAGGATTATTTTCGAAACAGTCTTTCGCCCCGCTTTATAtataaaagggatttctattttcgtgccctcgggtccttagttgtgctcagttttccccagctccttagtttttcctcagttttacccaagcgtttgtctgaaaccatcacacgtgatgtaacgcccggttgcccgacggttgaccgttatcttctgactagtggggccacgtagagc
Coding sequences within it:
- the LOC127344136 gene encoding probable inactive purple acid phosphatase 27, translating into MGSLSSSPRGFLLALLGLYAMAGSCSAFPLPPPLPLPPPPVMLHDSFAGKSEFRTINRRPLESCFNPSPYLSIDVSPGGPLPDEGFVNVTVGGVYRPDGSHWVAMITPSNSSVSGCPLSGVNYVETGDLAKLPLLCHYPVKAQLVKSDPNYLGCRKAACQKRDGSGACEVRTCSATLTFHVVNFRTDVEFVFFSDGFQTPCVLKRSGVLRFANPAKPLHGHLSSTDSTATSMKLTWVSGDGRPQQVQYAGGSRSAASEVTTFTQKDMCSVPVLPSPAKDFGWHDPGYIHSAVMTGLQPSQSYDYRYGSDSVGWSDTVKFRTPPAAGSDEVSFVIYGDMGKAPLDPSSVEHYIQPGSISVTRAVAKEVQTGKVDSIFHIGDISYATGFLVEWDFFLHLIRPIASQVAYMTAIGNHERDYAGSHSVYVTPDSGGECGVAYESYFPMPAAGKDKPWYSIEQGSVHFLVMSTEHSWSEKSEQYKWMEKDLSSVDRTRTPWVFFLGHRPMYSSNLGIPTSVDPNFVDSVEPLLLKNKVDLVFFGHVHNYERTCAVYQGDCRGTPRKDANGIDTYDNNNYTAPVHAVVGAAGFKLDGFSIIRQSWSISRISEFGYARVHATKTDVLVQFVSSSTMEIRDQFRIVKGGR